The following coding sequences lie in one Maribacter forsetii DSM 18668 genomic window:
- the dapA gene encoding 4-hydroxy-tetrahydrodipicolinate synthase, translated as MKDLRGAGVALITPFKEDGSVDVEALRKVVAFNIEGNIDYLVVLGTTAESVTLSKEEKQLVMRTVEEANQGALPLVIGIGGNNTMALVEELKSADLSAYDAILSVSPYYNRPTQEGIYQHFAALSQASPLPIILYNVPGRTGSNMLPETVVRLAKKFDKIVAVKEACGDMTQVQELISKRPEGFLVLSGDDITSLPTIVAGGDGVISVIGQGLPEEFSKMVHEGLDGNTEVAYSYHYKMQDGMKLIFEEGNPAGIKVIFEYLGLAKPFVRLPLITASDALKHRIVSFMESMIRIPA; from the coding sequence ATGAAAGATTTAAGGGGAGCAGGAGTAGCGTTAATAACGCCTTTTAAAGAAGATGGATCAGTAGATGTAGAGGCTCTTAGAAAAGTTGTAGCTTTTAATATTGAAGGCAACATAGATTACTTGGTGGTTTTAGGAACTACGGCAGAATCGGTAACCTTATCAAAAGAAGAAAAGCAATTGGTCATGCGTACCGTAGAAGAAGCAAATCAAGGTGCTTTGCCTTTGGTTATAGGTATAGGGGGTAATAATACCATGGCATTGGTAGAAGAGCTAAAATCTGCAGATTTATCTGCGTATGATGCCATTTTATCTGTTTCTCCGTATTACAACAGACCTACGCAAGAAGGTATTTATCAACATTTCGCAGCACTTTCGCAAGCTTCGCCTTTGCCTATTATTCTATATAATGTACCAGGTCGTACAGGTAGTAATATGTTACCAGAGACAGTAGTACGTTTGGCAAAGAAATTTGACAAAATCGTTGCGGTTAAAGAAGCTTGCGGAGATATGACCCAAGTTCAAGAACTCATATCAAAAAGACCAGAAGGTTTCTTAGTACTTTCTGGAGATGATATTACGTCCTTACCAACAATAGTTGCCGGTGGTGACGGGGTAATTTCAGTTATTGGTCAAGGTTTACCAGAAGAATTTTCAAAAATGGTTCATGAAGGATTAGATGGTAATACTGAAGTAGCCTATAGCTACCACTACAAAATGCAAGATGGTATGAAGTTGATTTTCGAAGAAGGAAACCCAGCAGGTATCAAAGTTATTTTTGAATATTTAGGCTTGGCAAAACCCTTTGTGCGGTTACCATTAATTACGGCTAGTGATGCTTTAAAGCATAGAATTGTTTCATTTATGGAATCTATGATACGCATACCAGCATAA